The following are encoded together in the Pleurocapsa sp. FMAR1 genome:
- the purC gene encoding phosphoribosylaminoimidazolesuccinocarboxamide synthase produces the protein MSQPEKLYEGKAKILYATDNPEILLTVYKDDATAFNAQKRGQIKGKGQINCQITAALFTWLGLMDIPTHYIDTPEPNQMRVKAVTIIPIEVVVRNIAAGSLCRQTGLPEGKVLPSALVEYYYKSDELGDPLLTRDRIFLMNIITSQRLEEIENMARKINKNLQSFFDKCDITLVDFKLEFGLDAQQNLLLADEISPDTCRLWDKNDVDPQSRVMDKDRFRKDLGQVEAAYQQVQQRVLAQLKNS, from the coding sequence ATGTCCCAGCCAGAAAAACTGTACGAAGGCAAAGCAAAAATCCTTTATGCTACTGACAATCCAGAGATACTGCTTACAGTGTATAAAGATGACGCTACGGCTTTTAATGCTCAAAAACGAGGACAAATAAAAGGGAAAGGACAAATAAACTGTCAGATTACCGCAGCCTTATTTACCTGGTTGGGTTTAATGGACATACCGACTCACTATATAGATACGCCTGAACCAAATCAGATGAGAGTCAAAGCCGTGACGATTATACCAATTGAAGTTGTGGTCAGAAACATCGCCGCGGGGAGTTTATGTCGCCAAACAGGTTTACCAGAAGGAAAAGTCTTGCCTTCTGCATTAGTAGAGTATTACTACAAAAGTGATGAATTAGGCGATCCTTTATTAACCCGCGATCGCATATTTTTGATGAATATAATAACGTCTCAAAGACTTGAAGAAATAGAGAATATGGCTCGTAAAATTAATAAAAACCTCCAAAGCTTTTTTGATAAATGCGACATTACTCTGGTAGATTTCAAATTAGAATTTGGTCTTGATGCCCAACAAAATCTGCTTTTAGCAGATGAAATTAGCCCCGACACTTGTCGTCTTTGGGATAAAAATGATGTCGATCCCCAATCAAGAGTTATGGACAAAGACCGCTTTCGTAAAGATCTAGGACAAGTAGAAGCTGCTTATCAACAAGTCCAACAGCGAGTTTTGGCTCAACTAAAAAATAGTTAA
- a CDS encoding DUF7219 family protein, with protein MSTDKKTNDFIYPRHPYHGKVKPENLVFNSNLQEFAQKISYTCNLQTGGKLPPEQAYKQIKSLWKELKKSKKELGIGKNGCDRQ; from the coding sequence ATGTCAACTGATAAAAAAACTAACGATTTTATCTATCCTCGCCATCCTTATCACGGCAAGGTTAAGCCTGAAAATTTGGTCTTTAATTCTAATTTGCAAGAGTTTGCTCAAAAAATTAGTTATACTTGCAACTTGCAAACAGGGGGTAAACTACCACCAGAACAGGCTTATAAGCAAATCAAATCTTTGTGGAAGGAATTAAAAAAGAGTAAGAAAGAGTTAGGCATTGGAAAAAACGGTTGCGACAGGCAGTAA
- a CDS encoding ABC transporter permease yields the protein MSRSKALQSYILVRLLLAPLMLLTIATVVFLLLRATPGDPADAILGTRAPEAAKAALRSQLGLTDPLWQQYFDYLKNLLSFDLGSSLSSRGLSVWSVIKDYFPATVELSLCSMIIAVLVGVLVGMVSASSEHKFIDAGGRLFGIITYSLPLFWVGMVLQLIFAVNLGWFPLGTRFPISSPTPPQVTGLYLIDSLLAGDMGMLLHTIHYLALPSLTLGLLLSGIFERIVRVNLKQTLQADYVEAARARGIPEGTILVSHAMKNALIPVITVLGLTFAALLGGAVLTEVTFSWPGLGNRLYEAISLRDYPTVQGVMVFFGIIVVIASIAIDIINAYIDPRIRY from the coding sequence ATGTCTCGCTCTAAAGCTCTGCAATCATATATCTTAGTTCGTTTGCTTCTTGCCCCTTTGATGTTGCTGACCATCGCTACTGTGGTGTTTTTGCTTTTAAGGGCAACCCCTGGAGATCCTGCCGATGCGATTTTAGGTACTCGCGCCCCAGAAGCAGCTAAAGCAGCATTGCGATCGCAATTAGGTTTAACAGATCCTCTCTGGCAACAGTATTTTGACTACCTCAAAAATTTACTCAGCTTTGATTTAGGAAGCTCTCTTTCGAGTCGTGGTTTATCAGTTTGGTCAGTAATTAAAGACTATTTTCCCGCCACCGTCGAACTTTCTTTGTGCAGCATGATTATTGCTGTATTGGTAGGTGTTTTAGTGGGTATGGTTTCTGCTTCCTCAGAGCATAAGTTTATTGATGCGGGAGGTCGTTTATTTGGGATTATTACCTATTCTCTGCCTTTGTTTTGGGTAGGCATGGTCTTACAGTTAATCTTCGCGGTGAATTTAGGCTGGTTTCCCCTGGGTACTCGCTTTCCGATTAGTTCTCCCACTCCGCCTCAGGTAACGGGACTGTATTTAATTGACAGCTTGCTAGCAGGAGATATGGGGATGTTACTCCACACCATACATTATTTAGCACTGCCTAGTCTGACTTTAGGTTTATTGTTAAGCGGTATTTTTGAACGTATCGTTAGGGTTAATCTCAAGCAAACTTTACAAGCCGATTATGTTGAGGCAGCTAGAGCCAGAGGTATTCCTGAAGGCACTATCTTAGTTTCCCATGCAATGAAAAACGCTCTAATTCCTGTAATTACAGTACTAGGTTTAACCTTTGCAGCATTGCTAGGTGGTGCTGTATTGACTGAGGTAACTTTTTCTTGGCCAGGTTTAGGCAATCGACTCTACGAGGCTATTTCTCTGCGAGATTACCCTACTGTGCAAGGGGTAATGGTATTTTTTGGCATTATTGTGGTGATTGCTAGTATTGCGATCGATATTATCAATGCCTATATTGACCCCAGAATTAGGTATTAA
- a CDS encoding DUF4112 domain-containing protein, with protein sequence MDKIQQLKNLRKIRKIAKLLDTAIGIPGTKIRFGLDPILGLIPGGGDLISAGISAYMIYLATRFGLERAEISKMIKNVAVETAVGFVPLAGDIFDAYFKANMRNLEILEKHIEKNEAGDQVQVTQDLSTLTK encoded by the coding sequence ATGGATAAGATTCAACAGCTAAAAAATCTTCGGAAAATTCGGAAAATAGCCAAGCTTTTAGATACAGCCATTGGTATTCCTGGGACTAAAATTCGTTTTGGTCTAGATCCGATATTGGGTTTAATTCCAGGAGGAGGAGATTTGATTTCGGCTGGTATCTCTGCCTACATGATTTATTTGGCTACTCGTTTTGGACTAGAACGAGCAGAAATATCTAAAATGATCAAAAATGTGGCAGTAGAGACAGCCGTTGGCTTTGTACCTTTAGCTGGTGACATTTTTGATGCCTATTTTAAGGCAAATATGCGTAACTTAGAAATATTAGAAAAGCACATAGAGAAAAACGAGGCTGGCGATCAGGTTCAAGTAACTCAAGATTTAAGTACGCTAACCAAATAA
- a CDS encoding sulfite exporter TauE/SafE family protein — MELYGNEHLLVAGIIFLAALTQSITGFGFAIVSMSFLPGVIGLQTAVPLVTLVGIIANIVIWYHYRRNCSLKAVKKLAIAALIATPVGTLLLDRIPEAIALKGLGILIISYVLYDWLDLSLPRLKSSIWAYIFGGASGILNGAYTVGGPPVIVYANCRGWTPKEFKGNLTAIFFFSSLIAAIAHGWQGNITISVGRFAVYSLPGFALGLWLGIILSTKINPLTFKRITLALLMVTGLRLLV; from the coding sequence ATGGAGCTATACGGAAACGAACATTTGCTAGTTGCTGGTATTATCTTTCTGGCAGCTTTAACTCAAAGCATAACTGGATTCGGCTTTGCGATCGTTTCTATGTCTTTTTTACCTGGAGTGATTGGCTTGCAAACCGCAGTGCCATTAGTTACTTTGGTGGGCATTATTGCCAATATCGTCATTTGGTATCATTATCGCCGTAACTGTAGCCTAAAAGCAGTTAAGAAATTGGCGATCGCAGCTTTAATAGCCACTCCTGTCGGTACTTTATTACTTGACCGCATTCCTGAAGCGATCGCTCTTAAAGGATTAGGTATTTTAATTATTAGCTATGTTCTCTACGATTGGCTCGATTTGTCTTTACCTCGCTTAAAATCGTCTATTTGGGCTTATATATTTGGTGGAGCGTCAGGAATTCTCAATGGAGCATATACCGTTGGCGGTCCTCCTGTGATTGTCTATGCTAACTGTCGCGGTTGGACTCCCAAAGAATTTAAAGGCAATCTGACGGCTATATTTTTCTTTAGTTCTTTAATAGCAGCGATCGCACATGGCTGGCAAGGAAACATAACTATCTCTGTTGGTCGGTTTGCCGTTTATAGTCTTCCTGGTTTTGCTCTTGGCTTGTGGCTGGGAATAATTTTGTCTACAAAAATAAATCCTCTAACATTTAAGCGTATTACTTTGGCTTTATTGATGGTTACAGGTTTGAGATTGCTGGTTTGA
- a CDS encoding universal stress protein, producing MSWLKKKSVLIPIDFSEWSYEAIAPAKEYVADESALKLIHVLTPLHPADPAAMWNTLDNEQRKQKVKSFLGSKLDEMGYREIQIDVAIGDPSTQIVDYAKEIEADLIVMPSHGRKGVSRFLLGSVAERVVRLSPCPVLVLK from the coding sequence ATGAGTTGGCTCAAAAAAAAATCTGTTTTAATTCCCATTGATTTTTCGGAATGGTCTTATGAGGCGATCGCACCAGCTAAAGAATACGTTGCCGATGAATCAGCTTTAAAACTAATTCACGTCCTAACTCCTCTGCATCCTGCCGATCCAGCAGCCATGTGGAATACTCTAGACAATGAACAAAGAAAACAAAAGGTCAAAAGCTTTTTGGGGTCAAAGCTGGATGAAATGGGATATAGGGAAATTCAAATCGATGTGGCAATTGGCGACCCCAGTACACAAATTGTTGACTACGCCAAAGAGATCGAGGCAGATTTAATCGTCATGCCTTCCCACGGACGTAAGGGAGTGAGCCGTTTTTTACTTGGTTCGGTAGCAGAAAGGGTGGTAAGACTATCTCCCTGTCCAGTGTTAGTTCTCAAATAA
- a CDS encoding alanine/glycine:cation symporter family protein produces the protein MKQLLLKFKKYLWLPILLIVLVPQVALAQEENVPGGFLGGIEAVFQKIVDVLSLFFYFKIGGENGMPLIVLWLIAGGIFFTLRLKFINIRAFKHAIDVVQGKYDDPHDEGDVSHFQALSAALSGTVGIGNIAGVAIAIRLGGPGAAFWLTMAGFLGMSSKFAECTLGQKYRIIKPDGTVGGGPMYYLNRGLSAMGMGGLGKALSVIFAVLCAIGSLGIGNMFQANQAFAAVSNVLPFFENLSWLFGIILAVTVGLVILGGIERIGAVAGVLVPVMAVIYALACFWVILVNLTVVPAAIATIIRTAFVPEAVAGGIVGSIVTGFQRAAFSNEAGLGSAAIAHSAARTDEPVREGIVALLEPFIDTIFICNLTAIVIVLTGVYADPNSLDLDGAQLSAASFATVISWFPYVIAVAGFLFALSTMISWSYYGQQAWAFLFGDKTVNAYKAIFLLCVFVGSVVNLGPVLDFSDIMALAMSLPNLFGCFLMSGLIARELNNYMSRLKSGAMLAEVNKIKEPVLK, from the coding sequence ATGAAGCAATTATTGTTGAAGTTCAAAAAATACTTGTGGCTGCCTATCTTATTAATAGTCTTAGTACCTCAAGTTGCTTTGGCTCAAGAAGAAAATGTGCCTGGAGGATTTTTGGGCGGAATAGAGGCAGTATTCCAGAAAATTGTCGACGTATTAAGTCTATTTTTCTATTTTAAGATTGGTGGCGAAAACGGGATGCCGTTGATTGTTCTTTGGCTAATTGCTGGAGGAATATTTTTTACCCTACGCCTAAAATTTATTAATATTCGGGCATTTAAACACGCCATCGATGTAGTGCAGGGAAAATACGACGATCCTCATGACGAAGGAGATGTATCACATTTTCAGGCTCTATCAGCAGCCCTTTCTGGTACGGTAGGCATTGGTAATATTGCAGGAGTTGCGATCGCGATTCGCTTGGGAGGACCAGGAGCAGCTTTTTGGTTGACAATGGCTGGCTTTCTGGGTATGTCGAGTAAGTTCGCAGAATGTACCCTCGGTCAAAAATATCGCATCATTAAGCCCGATGGTACGGTGGGTGGTGGTCCGATGTATTACCTAAATCGTGGCTTGTCAGCAATGGGTATGGGGGGTTTAGGAAAAGCGTTGTCAGTAATTTTTGCTGTTCTTTGTGCCATTGGCAGCTTAGGCATTGGCAATATGTTTCAGGCGAATCAAGCTTTTGCGGCAGTATCCAACGTTTTGCCATTTTTTGAGAATCTTAGCTGGCTGTTTGGCATCATTTTGGCAGTAACCGTCGGTTTAGTAATTTTGGGAGGTATAGAGCGCATTGGTGCAGTAGCAGGGGTTTTAGTCCCAGTTATGGCGGTAATTTATGCTTTAGCCTGTTTTTGGGTAATATTAGTTAATCTAACTGTGGTTCCAGCAGCGATCGCTACAATTATCAGAACGGCATTTGTTCCCGAAGCTGTGGCAGGAGGTATTGTTGGCTCAATTGTAACTGGGTTTCAAAGGGCTGCTTTTTCTAACGAGGCAGGTTTGGGTTCGGCTGCGATCGCCCATTCCGCTGCTCGTACCGATGAACCAGTTAGAGAGGGAATAGTTGCTTTATTAGAGCCATTTATTGACACGATATTTATTTGCAACTTAACGGCAATTGTAATTGTTCTGACTGGGGTTTATGCCGATCCTAACTCCCTCGATCTTGATGGGGCGCAACTTTCTGCTGCATCATTTGCCACAGTCATTAGCTGGTTTCCCTACGTAATTGCTGTGGCTGGTTTTTTGTTTGCCCTTTCAACTATGATTTCCTGGAGTTATTATGGACAGCAAGCTTGGGCATTTCTTTTCGGAGACAAAACAGTGAATGCTTACAAAGCAATCTTTTTACTCTGCGTATTCGTAGGCTCAGTAGTCAACCTTGGTCCTGTTCTTGACTTTAGCGACATTATGGCACTAGCGATGTCTTTGCCTAATTTATTCGGCTGCTTTTTAATGTCTGGACTGATTGCTAGAGAGCTAAATAACTATATGTCTCGCCTTAAATCTGGGGCAATGCTGGCAGAAGTCAATAAGATTAAAGAACCTGTCTTAAAATAG
- the ald gene encoding alanine dehydrogenase — translation MQVGVPKETKDREFRVGLSPASVRVLTDKGHNVSVETSAGVGSGFSDRDYQQAGATIVSKAQDAWNQELVIKVKEPLATEYQFIQPGQILFTYLHLAANKPLTERLIDSGVTAIAYETVELNRTLPLLMPMSIIAGRLAVQFGARFLERQQGGRGVLLGGIPGVSPGKVTILGGGVVGTEAAKIAVGMGAKVQIFDISVERLSYLETLFGSRVELLYSTTAAIEAAVPDADLLIGAVLIPGKNAPTLVNRTLVAQMRPGSVIVDVAVDQGGCIETLRPTSHSQPVYVEEGVVHYGVPNMPGAVPWTATQALNNSTLPYVVKLADSGIKALENDPALAMGLNVDNHQLVHPVVREVFKDLVARNAEFSLA, via the coding sequence ATGCAAGTCGGCGTACCAAAGGAAACTAAAGATCGAGAATTTAGAGTAGGATTATCTCCTGCCAGCGTTAGAGTTTTGACCGATAAAGGTCATAATGTATCTGTAGAAACTTCGGCTGGAGTTGGTTCGGGATTTAGCGATCGCGATTATCAACAGGCTGGGGCAACTATTGTTTCTAAGGCGCAAGATGCCTGGAATCAAGAGTTAGTCATCAAAGTTAAAGAGCCTTTGGCAACGGAATATCAGTTTATCCAGCCAGGACAAATACTATTTACCTATCTGCATCTAGCAGCGAATAAACCCCTTACCGAACGTCTAATTGATTCTGGGGTAACGGCGATCGCCTATGAAACGGTAGAATTGAATCGCACCTTGCCTTTACTGATGCCCATGAGCATCATTGCAGGTAGGTTAGCAGTACAGTTTGGCGCACGCTTTTTAGAAAGGCAACAGGGAGGCAGAGGGGTTTTATTAGGTGGTATCCCAGGAGTATCTCCAGGCAAAGTCACAATCTTAGGTGGTGGTGTTGTTGGTACTGAAGCAGCCAAAATTGCCGTGGGCATGGGTGCAAAAGTCCAGATTTTTGATATCAGCGTTGAGCGACTATCTTATTTAGAAACTCTATTTGGTTCTAGAGTGGAACTACTCTATAGCACCACCGCAGCTATCGAAGCTGCTGTACCCGATGCAGACTTGTTGATCGGTGCGGTATTAATTCCAGGCAAAAATGCACCAACTTTAGTTAATCGTACTTTAGTTGCCCAGATGCGCCCTGGTTCGGTAATTGTTGATGTAGCCGTAGATCAAGGAGGATGTATTGAAACTTTGCGTCCAACTTCTCACTCGCAGCCCGTCTATGTTGAAGAGGGAGTTGTCCATTATGGTGTACCCAATATGCCTGGGGCTGTACCCTGGACTGCAACTCAAGCTTTAAACAACAGTACTTTACCTTATGTAGTTAAGCTGGCTGATTCGGGAATTAAAGCCTTAGAAAATGACCCTGCTTTAGCAATGGGATTAAACGTTGATAATCATCAGTTAGTACATCCTGTAGTCAGAGAAGTATTCAAAGATTTAGTCGCCCGTAATGCCGAATTTTCTTTAGCTTAA
- a CDS encoding aminotransferase: MSAKSEEVSPESETSLTQMDVESLWHPMVQHKKYERNPPKRMDKAEGCYVTDSEGKEYLDGVSGLWCVNVGYGRKELADAAHEQLIELSYFPLVMSHSPAIKLAAKLIELLGFEGKVHFSNSGSEANETAFKMARQYHSQTGGTRRYKIISRYRAYHGNTMGALSATAQAERRAKYDPLVPGFLHVHPPYCYRCPFGKEYGSCNIECASSIENTVIHEGAQSVAAIIVEPVISGGGVIVPPDEYLPMLRDICDRHGILLIFDEVVSGFGRLGKMFGHQLWGVKPDMITLAKGITSGYLPLSATVTQQHIFEAFLDESDPTSHFRHINTYGGNPASTALSLKNIEIIETEQLAEKAAKMGTYLRAELSNLEDHPNVGDIRGKGLLIGIELVADKETKEPLAGEKVGAIVARCLELGTIIGRNSSTVPGLSNVLIIAPPLILTKADADLIVDSLKQALDS; encoded by the coding sequence ATGTCAGCTAAATCAGAAGAAGTATCACCTGAGTCTGAAACATCTCTAACACAGATGGATGTTGAATCTTTATGGCATCCGATGGTACAGCACAAAAAATACGAACGCAACCCACCCAAGCGTATGGATAAAGCTGAGGGGTGTTATGTTACCGATAGTGAAGGCAAAGAATACCTGGACGGTGTATCGGGATTATGGTGTGTTAATGTCGGTTACGGGCGCAAGGAATTGGCTGATGCAGCACACGAACAGTTGATTGAACTGTCTTATTTTCCTTTGGTAATGAGCCATTCCCCAGCAATTAAGCTGGCAGCTAAGTTAATTGAGCTTTTAGGATTTGAGGGCAAGGTTCACTTTTCTAATAGTGGTTCAGAAGCCAATGAGACTGCATTTAAAATGGCGCGTCAATACCATTCCCAAACAGGCGGTACTAGACGTTATAAAATTATCTCCCGCTATCGAGCCTATCACGGCAATACTATGGGTGCATTGAGTGCCACTGCTCAAGCCGAAAGACGTGCCAAATACGATCCTCTCGTACCTGGCTTTCTTCATGTTCATCCACCTTACTGTTATCGCTGTCCCTTTGGTAAAGAATATGGCTCATGTAATATCGAATGTGCCAGTTCAATAGAAAACACTGTAATTCACGAAGGCGCTCAAAGCGTAGCTGCAATAATTGTTGAACCTGTAATTTCAGGTGGAGGAGTAATTGTTCCTCCCGATGAATATTTACCCATGCTGCGGGATATTTGCGATCGCCATGGCATCTTGTTAATCTTTGATGAGGTAGTCAGTGGTTTTGGACGCTTGGGCAAAATGTTTGGACATCAACTTTGGGGAGTCAAGCCCGATATGATTACCCTGGCAAAAGGTATTACTAGTGGTTATTTACCTCTTTCAGCAACAGTCACCCAACAGCATATCTTTGAAGCTTTCTTAGATGAAAGCGATCCTACTTCTCACTTCCGCCATATCAATACCTATGGAGGCAATCCAGCCTCTACTGCTCTATCTTTAAAAAACATCGAGATTATCGAGACGGAACAGCTAGCAGAAAAAGCTGCCAAAATGGGGACATATTTAAGAGCAGAACTATCTAACTTGGAAGACCATCCCAACGTTGGCGATATACGAGGTAAAGGATTGCTAATCGGCATTGAATTAGTAGCGGACAAGGAAACCAAAGAACCCCTAGCAGGAGAAAAGGTAGGTGCAATTGTGGCTCGCTGCTTAGAATTAGGCACAATAATTGGACGTAATAGCAGTACTGTGCCAGGGCTTTCTAACGTGCTGATTATTGCTCCTCCTTTAATTTTGACTAAAGCAGATGCAGATTTGATAGTAGATAGTTTGAAACAAGCTTTAGATAGCTAG
- a CDS encoding heme-dependent oxidative N-demethylase family protein translates to MSNSIEAIKRFPFPFATDSYQYSVNIQPVVNQALFDVDEHYDLEVEQRNSTLNQGKEGRYVALPHMKDAQWDALEVIMNDLATWYPQSFSLTQNGDKVRRKSNCWTWENKKLNIKDTFTFLDESSLPCEPFEYIARQVQEDILLLDQREEDLFLDAGILMFPTRWSLGFDAGMSFEEFHGPVPRAHEMGVFKKAKAFLRRVEIGKPWTRRNWTMTVNRRLDTSFETYPEWGKDRSSVTLANCGKKVHLRVEVQRFIRLPRSNALMFPIHTYLISLEELSINPAWTKRLHEVLKNLQPDILEYKGLSRYHKTVLTWLAQSNLEQPDTSNKYTFSRSL, encoded by the coding sequence ATGAGCAATAGTATTGAAGCAATTAAAAGATTTCCCTTTCCTTTTGCCACCGACTCTTATCAATATTCAGTTAATATTCAACCTGTAGTTAACCAAGCTCTATTTGATGTTGACGAACATTATGATCTCGAAGTTGAGCAGCGAAATAGCACTTTAAACCAAGGTAAAGAAGGGCGTTATGTAGCCTTACCCCACATGAAAGATGCTCAGTGGGATGCTTTAGAAGTGATTATGAACGATCTTGCTACTTGGTATCCCCAATCTTTTTCCTTAACTCAAAATGGCGATAAGGTTAGGCGCAAGTCTAATTGCTGGACTTGGGAGAATAAAAAGCTTAATATTAAAGACACCTTTACTTTTTTAGACGAATCTTCTTTACCCTGCGAACCTTTTGAATACATTGCTCGTCAAGTTCAAGAAGATATCTTGTTGCTAGACCAGAGAGAAGAGGATTTATTTTTAGATGCAGGAATCTTGATGTTTCCCACCCGTTGGTCTTTAGGATTTGATGCAGGAATGAGCTTTGAAGAGTTTCATGGGCCAGTACCAAGAGCGCATGAAATGGGAGTTTTTAAAAAAGCCAAAGCCTTTTTACGGCGGGTAGAAATAGGTAAACCCTGGACAAGACGCAACTGGACAATGACCGTTAATCGTCGCTTAGATACTTCCTTTGAAACTTATCCAGAATGGGGAAAAGATCGCAGTTCGGTTACTTTAGCTAACTGCGGCAAAAAGGTTCATTTACGAGTTGAGGTACAGCGATTTATTCGTTTACCTCGTAGTAATGCTTTAATGTTTCCTATTCATACTTACTTAATTAGTTTAGAAGAACTTTCTATTAATCCAGCTTGGACAAAACGGTTACATGAAGTGCTGAAAAATTTACAACCAGATATACTCGAATATAAAGGCTTGAGTCGCTACCACAAAACTGTATTAACTTGGCTAGCTCAGTCTAACTTAGAGCAACCCGACACCAGCAACAAGTATACTTTCAGCAGAAGCCTTTAA
- a CDS encoding dimethylamine monooxygenase subunit DmmA family protein, protein MRSVPQPTKLKFDLSASLHLICVEKDAINLVCTKLNALEYIPVNLQIFYQGAIAIARKDLDIEQFDSTENLEARLQNFLQQAYMGTRFYAVGSEQFVQNLRRLARSFGMLEEEIHLEIVNRKVKNIYCSTCHRINPQVQTNIITCSGCGIKLEVWEHFSRLKNAYLGVCADAE, encoded by the coding sequence ATGCGTAGTGTCCCTCAACCAACTAAACTTAAGTTCGATCTTTCTGCTTCATTGCATCTTATTTGTGTAGAAAAAGATGCAATAAATTTAGTTTGTACCAAATTAAATGCACTTGAATATATTCCAGTAAATCTCCAGATTTTTTATCAGGGGGCAATAGCAATAGCCAGAAAAGACTTAGATATAGAGCAATTTGATTCAACAGAAAATTTAGAAGCTAGGTTACAGAATTTTCTGCAACAGGCATATATGGGAACAAGGTTTTATGCGGTTGGTTCAGAGCAATTTGTGCAAAATCTTAGACGTTTAGCTCGCAGTTTCGGAATGTTAGAAGAGGAAATTCACTTAGAAATAGTTAATCGAAAAGTTAAAAATATTTACTGCTCTACCTGTCACAGGATTAATCCTCAAGTTCAAACTAATATTATTACCTGCTCTGGTTGTGGTATCAAACTAGAAGTCTGGGAGCATTTTTCTCGCTTAAAAAATGCCTATCTAGGTGTCTGTGCTGATGCTGAATGA
- a CDS encoding SDR family oxidoreductase produces the protein MVSIKEQIVIITGASSGIGAACAKEFAKEGASLILAARRKEKLEAVAAELKAAYDCKIHLLELDVSDRHAVQTAFASLPEPWCNVDILVNNAGLSRGLEKLQEGDIQNWEEMIDTNVKGLLYVTRSLLPKMVERNQGHIINIGSIAGHQTYTGGNVYCATKAAVRALSEGLKMDLLGTPIRVSCVDPGTVETDFSKVRFRGDTEKANKVYQGINPLTPKDIAEIVVFCATRPANVNMSEVLVLATDQSSATMINRH, from the coding sequence ATGGTTTCAATCAAAGAGCAAATAGTTATAATTACAGGGGCAAGTAGTGGTATTGGCGCAGCTTGCGCTAAAGAGTTTGCCAAAGAAGGTGCATCGTTGATTTTAGCTGCACGCAGAAAAGAAAAGCTCGAAGCAGTAGCAGCGGAACTAAAAGCAGCTTATGACTGCAAAATTCATTTATTAGAACTAGATGTTAGCGATCGCCATGCGGTACAAACAGCTTTTGCATCTTTGCCCGAACCTTGGTGTAACGTCGATATTTTGGTCAACAATGCAGGATTAAGCCGTGGCTTAGAAAAGCTGCAAGAAGGAGATATTCAAAACTGGGAAGAAATGATCGATACTAACGTTAAAGGTTTACTATACGTGACGCGATCGCTTTTACCAAAAATGGTGGAACGAAACCAAGGACATATTATTAATATTGGCTCAATTGCAGGACATCAAACCTATACTGGAGGCAATGTTTATTGTGCTACCAAAGCAGCAGTTAGAGCCTTATCAGAAGGGTTGAAGATGGATTTATTGGGAACTCCCATTCGCGTAAGCTGCGTCGATCCTGGTACGGTAGAAACCGATTTTAGCAAGGTGCGGTTTCGAGGAGATACCGAAAAAGCTAACAAAGTATACCAAGGAATAAATCCCTTGACTCCTAAAGATATTGCTGAAATCGTAGTTTTTTGCGCCACTCGTCCAGCAAACGTCAATATGAGTGAGGTATTGGTGTTAGCCACAGATCAATCCAGCGCAACCATGATTAATCGGCACTAG